In the Klebsiella aerogenes KCTC 2190 genome, one interval contains:
- the hypE gene encoding hydrogenase expression/formation protein HypE produces MKSIQLAHGSGGQAMQQLIGELFMQAFANPWLAEQEDQARLDLAGLAAQGDRLAFSTDSYVIDPLFFPGGDIGKLAVCGTANDVAVSGAVPRYLSCGFILEEGLEMATLEAVVRSMATTAQQAGIAIVTGDTKVVPRGAADKIFINTAGIGAIPGDIHWGAQQISAGDVLLVSGTLGDHGATILNLREQLGLDGALSSDCAVLTPLIQTLREIPGIKALRDATRGGVNAVAHEFAAASGCGIELHEAKLPVNDTVRGVCELLGLDALNFANEGKLVIAVAREAAPRVLEHLRSHPLGQNAAIIGDVVERAGVRSVGLYGVKRTLDLPHAEPLPRIC; encoded by the coding sequence ATGAAAAGCATTCAGTTAGCTCACGGTAGCGGCGGTCAGGCGATGCAGCAACTCATTGGCGAGCTGTTTATGCAGGCCTTCGCCAACCCCTGGCTGGCCGAACAGGAAGATCAGGCGCGTTTAGATCTCGCCGGGCTTGCCGCCCAGGGCGATCGGCTGGCCTTCTCAACGGACAGCTACGTTATTGACCCACTGTTTTTCCCCGGCGGCGATATCGGCAAGCTGGCGGTCTGCGGCACCGCCAACGACGTGGCGGTCAGCGGCGCCGTGCCACGCTATCTCTCCTGCGGGTTTATCCTCGAAGAGGGGCTGGAGATGGCGACGCTGGAAGCGGTGGTGCGCAGCATGGCAACTACCGCTCAGCAGGCCGGGATTGCCATTGTGACCGGCGATACCAAAGTGGTGCCGCGCGGCGCGGCAGATAAAATATTCATCAATACCGCCGGTATTGGCGCCATCCCCGGCGATATTCACTGGGGAGCGCAGCAGATTAGCGCCGGCGATGTGCTGCTGGTCAGCGGCACGCTCGGCGATCACGGCGCCACCATTCTTAACCTGCGCGAACAGCTGGGGCTGGACGGCGCGTTATCCAGCGACTGCGCGGTGCTGACGCCGCTTATCCAGACCCTGCGCGAGATTCCGGGCATTAAAGCGCTACGCGACGCCACCCGCGGCGGCGTCAACGCGGTGGCGCACGAGTTCGCCGCCGCCAGCGGCTGCGGTATCGAGCTGCATGAAGCGAAGCTGCCGGTCAACGATACGGTGCGCGGCGTCTGCGAACTGCTGGGGCTGGACGCCCTGAATTTCGCCAACGAAGGTAAACTGGTGATTGCCGTCGCCAGAGAAGCCGCGCCGCGCGTACTTGAGCATTTACGGTCTCACCCGCTCGGGCAGAATGCCGCGATAATTGGCGACGTTGTCGAGCGCGCCGGCGTGCGCTCTGTCGGGTTATATGGTGTTAAACGTACACTCGATCTTCCCCACGCCGAGCCGCTGCCAAGAATTTGCTAA
- the flhA gene encoding formate hydrogenlyase transcriptional activator FlhA: MSYTPMGDLGQQGLFDITRILLQQPDLAALSETLTRLVQQSALADRAAIILWNHGNHRAARYACDDAGQPASYEDETVLAHGPVRRLLSRPDALHCDNVTFAETWPQLAASGIYPEFGYYCLLPLAAEGRIFGGCEFIRDDNRPWSEKEYQRLHTFAQIVAVVTEQIQSRVSNNVDYDLLCHERDNFRILVAITNAVLSRLDIDELVSEVAKEIHRYFRIDAISVVLRSNRKGKLNIYSTHYLDASHPVHDQSEVDEAGTLTERVFKSKEMLLLNLHEHDSLAPYEKMLFEMWDNQIQTLCLLPLMSGNTLLGVLKLAQCDEQVFTTTNLKLLRQIAERVSIAIDNALAYREIQRLKERLVDENLALTEQLNNVESEFGEIIGRSEAMHSVLKQVEMVAQSDSTVLILGETGTGKELIARAIHNLSGRNGRRMVKMNCAAMPAGLLESDLFGHERGAFTGASAQRIGRFELADKSSLFLDEVGDMPLELQPKLLRVLQEQEFERLGSNKLIQTDVRLIAATNRDLKQMVIDREFRSDLYYRLNVFPIHLPPLRERPDDIPLLVKAFTFKIARRLGRNIDSIPAETLRTLSRMEWPGNVRELENVVERAVLLTRGNVLQLSLPEMHIEQETLAPEVLPEEGEDEYQLIVRVLKESNGVVAGPKGAAQRLGLKRTTLLSRMKRLGINKDRLV; the protein is encoded by the coding sequence ATGTCGTATACACCAATGGGCGATCTCGGGCAGCAGGGTCTGTTTGATATCACCCGTATTTTATTACAGCAGCCCGATCTGGCCGCGCTGAGCGAAACGCTAACCCGTCTGGTGCAGCAATCCGCGCTTGCCGACCGGGCGGCGATTATCTTGTGGAACCACGGCAACCATCGCGCCGCCAGGTACGCCTGCGACGACGCCGGGCAGCCGGCAAGCTACGAAGATGAAACCGTACTGGCGCACGGCCCGGTACGCCGCCTGCTGTCGCGCCCCGACGCGCTACATTGCGACAACGTGACCTTCGCCGAAACCTGGCCGCAGCTGGCCGCCAGCGGCATTTACCCGGAATTCGGCTACTACTGCCTGCTGCCGCTGGCGGCGGAAGGCCGCATCTTCGGCGGTTGTGAGTTCATCCGCGACGACAACCGGCCATGGAGCGAAAAAGAGTACCAGCGCCTGCATACTTTCGCGCAGATTGTCGCCGTCGTGACCGAGCAGATCCAAAGCCGGGTCAGCAACAACGTCGATTACGACCTGCTGTGCCACGAGCGCGATAACTTCCGCATCCTGGTGGCCATCACCAACGCCGTCCTGTCGCGCCTCGATATTGACGAGCTGGTCAGCGAGGTGGCGAAAGAGATCCACCGCTATTTCCGCATCGACGCCATCAGCGTGGTGCTGCGCAGCAACCGCAAAGGCAAGCTTAACATCTACTCTACCCACTATCTCGACGCCAGCCATCCGGTCCACGACCAAAGCGAAGTCGATGAAGCCGGCACGCTAACCGAGCGGGTGTTTAAGAGCAAAGAGATGCTGTTACTCAATCTGCATGAGCACGACTCGCTGGCGCCGTATGAGAAAATGCTCTTCGAGATGTGGGATAACCAGATCCAGACCCTGTGCCTGTTGCCGCTCATGTCCGGCAATACGCTGCTCGGGGTACTTAAGCTGGCGCAGTGCGATGAACAAGTATTTACCACCACCAACCTTAAACTGCTGCGGCAAATCGCCGAGCGCGTATCGATAGCTATCGATAATGCCCTCGCCTACCGCGAGATCCAGCGTCTGAAAGAACGGCTGGTGGATGAAAACCTGGCGCTCACTGAACAGCTCAACAACGTCGAAAGCGAGTTCGGCGAAATCATCGGTCGCAGCGAAGCGATGCACAGCGTGCTTAAACAGGTGGAGATGGTGGCGCAGAGCGACAGTACGGTGCTGATCCTCGGTGAAACCGGCACCGGTAAGGAACTGATTGCCCGCGCTATTCATAACCTGAGCGGGCGCAACGGCCGGCGGATGGTGAAAATGAACTGCGCGGCGATGCCCGCGGGCCTGCTGGAAAGCGATCTGTTCGGCCACGAGCGCGGCGCTTTTACCGGCGCCAGCGCCCAGCGCATCGGCCGTTTCGAACTAGCGGACAAAAGCTCGCTGTTCCTCGATGAGGTCGGCGATATGCCGCTGGAACTGCAGCCGAAGCTGCTGCGCGTTCTCCAGGAGCAGGAATTCGAACGTCTGGGCAGCAATAAACTGATTCAGACCGATGTACGGCTGATAGCCGCCACCAACCGCGATCTCAAACAGATGGTTATCGATCGTGAATTCCGCAGCGATCTTTACTATCGGCTCAATGTGTTCCCGATCCACCTGCCGCCGCTGCGCGAACGCCCGGACGATATTCCACTGCTGGTGAAAGCATTCACTTTCAAAATCGCCCGCCGTCTGGGGCGCAACATCGACAGTATTCCCGCGGAGACCCTGCGCACGCTTTCGCGCATGGAGTGGCCGGGCAACGTGCGCGAGCTGGAAAACGTCGTCGAGCGCGCGGTGTTGTTGACCCGCGGCAACGTACTGCAACTGTCGCTGCCGGAAATGCATATTGAACAGGAGACGCTGGCGCCGGAAGTGCTGCCGGAGGAAGGCGAAGATGAATATCAGCTGATCGTCCGGGTACTGAAAGAGAGCAACGGCGTGGTGGCCGGGCCAAAAGGCGCCGCCCAGCGCCTGGGGCTCAAGCGCACGACGCTGCTGTCGCGCATGAAGCGTTTAGGCATTAATAAGGATCGGTTAGTCTAG
- a CDS encoding metal ABC transporter substrate-binding protein, which produces MPHLPPFKCLLFSAALALLAIAPAQAQEKFKVITTFTVIADMAQNVAGDAADVSSITKPGAEIHEYQPTPGDIKRAQGAKLILANGLNLELWFARFYQHLNGVPEVVVSNGIQPMGISDGPYNGKPNPHAWMSADNALIYVDNIRDALVKYDPVNADTYRRNAEAYKEKIRQTMAPLKAELAKLPADKRWLVTSEGAFSYLARDNGLQERYLWPINADQQGTPQQVRKTIDTMKKEHIPTIFSESTISDKPARQVAREAGAHYGGVLYVDSLSAADGPVPTYLDLLRVTTETIVKGINDGLRKQS; this is translated from the coding sequence ATGCCGCATCTGCCGCCGTTCAAGTGCCTGTTGTTCTCCGCCGCATTAGCGCTGCTTGCCATCGCCCCCGCTCAGGCGCAAGAAAAATTTAAAGTCATTACCACCTTCACCGTGATCGCCGATATGGCGCAGAACGTTGCCGGCGACGCCGCAGACGTCAGCTCAATCACCAAGCCGGGCGCGGAAATTCACGAATATCAGCCGACGCCGGGCGATATCAAACGCGCGCAGGGGGCGAAGCTTATTCTCGCCAACGGTCTCAACCTCGAACTGTGGTTCGCCCGTTTTTATCAGCACCTGAACGGCGTACCGGAAGTGGTGGTCAGCAACGGTATCCAGCCGATGGGCATCAGCGATGGCCCCTACAACGGCAAACCTAATCCGCACGCGTGGATGTCGGCGGATAATGCGCTGATCTACGTCGATAACATTCGCGATGCGCTGGTGAAATACGATCCCGTCAATGCCGACACCTATCGCCGTAACGCCGAGGCCTACAAAGAGAAGATCCGCCAGACCATGGCGCCGCTGAAGGCCGAACTGGCGAAACTGCCGGCGGACAAACGCTGGCTGGTCACCAGCGAAGGCGCATTCTCCTATCTGGCGCGCGATAACGGCCTGCAGGAGCGTTATCTGTGGCCGATTAACGCCGACCAGCAGGGCACGCCGCAGCAGGTGCGTAAAACCATCGACACCATGAAGAAGGAGCATATCCCGACCATCTTCAGTGAAAGCACCATCTCCGACAAACCGGCGCGACAGGTCGCCCGTGAAGCCGGCGCCCACTATGGCGGCGTACTGTATGTTGACTCACTGAGCGCCGCCGACGGCCCGGTGCCGACCTATCTTGACCTGCTGCGCGTCACCACCGAAACCATCGTCAAAGGGATCAACGATGGCCTGAGGAAACAGTCATGA
- a CDS encoding manganese/iron ABC transporter ATP-binding protein translates to MIAPQAGLIVDQVTVTYRNGHTALRDASFSVPRGSIAALVGVNGSGKSTLFKALMGFVRVGHGDIAILGQPVNRALRQNLVAYVPQSEEVDWSFPVLVEDVVMMGRYGHMGWLRRAKPRDRQIVDDALARVGMSEYRKRQIGELSGGQKKRVFLARAIAQEGKVILLDEPFTGVDVQTEARIIALLRELRDEGCTMLVSTHNLGSVSEFCDYTVMVKGTVLASGPTETTFTAENLELAFSGVLRHVTLTGAEERIITDDERPFISHRAAGGQR, encoded by the coding sequence ATGATTGCGCCACAAGCGGGACTTATCGTCGACCAGGTCACGGTGACCTATCGCAACGGCCACACCGCCCTGCGCGATGCCTCGTTCAGCGTACCGCGCGGATCGATTGCCGCGCTGGTGGGGGTCAACGGCTCCGGTAAATCCACGTTGTTCAAAGCGCTGATGGGCTTCGTGCGCGTCGGCCACGGCGATATCGCCATTCTCGGCCAGCCGGTCAACCGCGCGCTTCGGCAAAATCTTGTTGCCTACGTACCGCAATCGGAAGAGGTGGACTGGTCTTTTCCGGTGCTGGTGGAAGATGTAGTGATGATGGGCCGCTATGGTCACATGGGCTGGCTGCGGCGGGCGAAGCCCCGCGACCGGCAGATTGTCGATGACGCGCTGGCCCGCGTAGGGATGAGCGAATACCGCAAAAGGCAAATTGGCGAGCTCTCCGGCGGGCAGAAAAAGCGCGTGTTCCTCGCCCGCGCCATTGCTCAGGAAGGCAAAGTGATCCTGCTCGATGAGCCGTTTACCGGCGTCGATGTGCAGACCGAGGCGCGGATCATTGCCTTGCTGCGAGAACTGCGCGACGAAGGCTGTACCATGCTGGTTTCTACCCATAACCTCGGTTCAGTCAGCGAATTTTGCGATTATACGGTGATGGTGAAAGGCACCGTGCTGGCCAGCGGCCCGACGGAGACCACCTTCACCGCCGAGAACCTGGAGCTGGCCTTCAGCGGCGTATTGCGCCACGTCACGCTCACCGGCGCGGAAGAGCGCATTATTACCGACGATGAGCGGCCGTTTATCAGCCATCGCGCGGCGGGGGGCCAACGATGA
- the sitC gene encoding iron/manganese ABC transporter permease subunit SitC — protein MSWLLEPFGYQYMLNAMWVSALVGGVCAFLSCYLMLKGWSLIGDALSHSIVPGVAGAYMLGLPFALGAFLSGGLAAGSMLFLNQRSRLKEDAIIGLIFSSFFGIGLFMVSLNPTSVNIQTIILGNILAIAPEDIIQLAAIGFISMAILLLKWKDLMVTFFDENHARSIGLNTSGLKLLFFTLLAACTVAALQTVGAFLVICLVVTPGATAWLLTDRFPRLLAIAVAIGSLTSFFGAWLSYYLDGATGGIIVVAQTLLFLATFVFAPKHGLLANRRRAREASC, from the coding sequence ATGAGCTGGCTGCTGGAGCCGTTTGGCTATCAATACATGCTCAACGCGATGTGGGTCTCGGCATTAGTCGGCGGCGTCTGCGCCTTTCTCTCCTGCTACCTGATGCTCAAAGGCTGGTCGCTGATTGGCGACGCCCTCTCCCACTCGATCGTTCCCGGCGTCGCCGGCGCTTATATGCTCGGCCTGCCCTTTGCGCTCGGCGCGTTTCTCTCCGGCGGCCTGGCGGCAGGCAGCATGCTGTTTCTTAACCAGCGTTCGCGGCTTAAAGAGGACGCCATCATCGGGCTGATTTTCTCCTCGTTTTTCGGCATCGGTCTGTTTATGGTGTCGCTGAATCCGACCTCGGTGAACATTCAAACTATTATTCTCGGCAATATTCTCGCCATCGCTCCGGAGGATATTATCCAGCTGGCGGCGATTGGCTTTATTTCAATGGCGATCCTGTTGCTGAAGTGGAAAGACCTGATGGTCACCTTCTTCGATGAGAACCACGCCCGCTCGATTGGCCTTAACACCAGCGGCCTGAAGCTGCTGTTCTTCACTCTGTTGGCTGCCTGCACCGTGGCGGCGCTGCAAACCGTCGGCGCGTTTCTGGTCATCTGTCTGGTCGTGACGCCCGGCGCCACCGCCTGGCTGTTAACCGACCGCTTCCCGCGTCTGCTGGCCATTGCCGTCGCTATCGGCAGCCTGACCAGCTTCTTCGGCGCATGGCTGAGCTACTACCTTGATGGCGCCACCGGCGGCATCATCGTGGTGGCGCAGACGCTGCTGTTCTTAGCTACCTTTGTCTTCGCGCCGAAGCACGGCCTGCTGGCCAACCGCCGCCGCGCCAGGGAGGCCTCATGCTAA
- a CDS encoding metal ABC transporter permease: protein MLTMLLEPLQFPFMVNAMLVATIVAVPCALLSVFLVLKGWALMGDAMSHAVFPGVVVAYIIGIPFAIGAFIAGLFCAVATGFLDDNSRIKRDTIMGIVFSGMFGAGLVLYVAIQSEVHLDHILFGDMLGISTSDIGQTAVIALAIALIIGLKWRDFLLHAFDPNQAKASGLRCGLLHYGLLCMIALTIVATLKSVGIILSISLLIAPGAIALLLTRRFVSALLLATVIAVGCSLAGVWLSFYLDSAPAPTIVVLFTALFVLAFVASTVRDGQKQRASATLPGGG, encoded by the coding sequence ATGCTAACGATGCTCCTTGAACCATTACAGTTCCCGTTTATGGTCAACGCGATGCTGGTGGCGACGATCGTCGCCGTCCCCTGCGCGCTGCTGTCGGTATTTCTGGTGTTAAAAGGCTGGGCGCTGATGGGTGATGCCATGAGCCACGCGGTGTTTCCCGGCGTGGTGGTGGCCTACATTATCGGTATCCCCTTCGCCATCGGCGCGTTTATTGCCGGCTTATTCTGCGCCGTCGCCACCGGTTTTCTCGACGATAACAGCCGCATCAAGCGCGATACCATTATGGGGATCGTCTTCTCGGGGATGTTCGGCGCCGGGCTGGTGCTGTACGTGGCGATTCAATCCGAGGTCCATCTCGACCATATTCTGTTTGGCGATATGCTGGGGATATCCACCAGCGATATCGGGCAAACGGCGGTGATTGCGCTGGCGATTGCGCTGATTATCGGGCTAAAGTGGCGCGATTTTTTACTGCACGCCTTTGATCCGAACCAGGCCAAAGCCAGCGGCCTGCGCTGCGGGCTGCTGCATTATGGTCTGCTGTGCATGATCGCGCTGACTATCGTCGCGACGTTAAAGTCGGTGGGGATTATTCTGTCGATTTCGCTGCTGATAGCACCCGGCGCTATCGCCCTGCTGCTGACGCGGCGCTTTGTCAGCGCATTATTGCTGGCAACGGTAATCGCCGTGGGCTGTTCGCTGGCGGGCGTCTGGCTGTCGTTTTATCTCGATAGCGCCCCGGCGCCAACCATCGTGGTGCTATTTACCGCGCTGTTCGTGCTGGCCTTTGTCGCCAGTACGGTCCGTGACGGTCAGAAACAGAGGGCGTCAGCAACGCTCCCCGGTGGCGGTTAA
- a CDS encoding nitrous oxide-stimulated promoter family protein, which translates to MGKRIDREKKTIGNMIRLYQRRCPDARNDGEHYLALNAYADKRLDKCVFGEEKPACKQCPVHCYQPAKREEMKRIMRWAGPRMLWRHPILTIRHLIDDRRPAPELPEKYRPKK; encoded by the coding sequence ATGGGCAAACGCATCGATCGCGAAAAGAAGACTATCGGCAATATGATCAGGCTTTATCAGCGCCGCTGCCCGGATGCGCGCAACGACGGCGAACATTACCTGGCGCTTAACGCTTACGCCGACAAGCGGCTGGATAAGTGCGTATTTGGCGAAGAGAAGCCGGCCTGTAAACAGTGTCCGGTACACTGCTATCAGCCGGCGAAGCGAGAAGAGATGAAGCGGATCATGCGCTGGGCCGGGCCGCGGATGCTCTGGCGCCACCCGATTCTGACCATTCGTCACCTGATTGACGACAGGCGACCGGCGCCGGAGCTGCCGGAAAAATACCGGCCGAAAAAATAG